The following proteins come from a genomic window of Thermoproteus sp.:
- a CDS encoding molybdopterin biosynthesis protein yields the protein MEKRVIFHDLITLDEATAILLREARPLGVEEVALEEAYGRSLAEDVYSPVDAPPFDRSTVDGYAVVSADLVGASELTPATLRLKGRVEAGDFPQFELSRGEAAEVATGAPIPRGADAVVMVEYTSERDGSVVIYRSAYPGENVMTAGSDFSAGELLLRRCTRLTQREVGVLAAAGLRRVKVFRRPRVAIISTGNELEEPGRPLVPGKLYDVNTYSLAAAVVEAGGSPVIVGRVEDEPQAYRRALEGALAVGDIVLISGGTSAGMADLTYRVLGEMGVLLFHGVKVRPGKPTVAAKVGEKLVVGLPGYPSSALMIFHAVVRPALLAMQCLKPEPPAVYKAVLSMRTEGAKGRRSLYPVVLIDKGGRYVAYPLNAESGAISVLSRADGYISIPEDVEFLEEGEVVDVYLFERYTPARLYFIGSNDVFLDKILARFDVKTVYVGSMGGVLAVKRGEADIAGTHMLDPETGQYNAPIIKKVGVKDAVLIRGFAREQGLVVARGNPKGIKDFEDLLRGDVVMVNRPRGTGTRALLDLKLGEVAARRGTTLEELARGIRGYTHEVRTHTAVAAAVAQGRADVGLAIRYAAELYGLDFIPVGWEIYDLLVRRDALDRARPIIEAVREASEMPPGYKKLPETGEVVAEY from the coding sequence CGATTCTGTTGAGGGAGGCGAGGCCGCTAGGCGTGGAGGAAGTCGCGTTGGAGGAGGCCTACGGGAGGTCTCTCGCCGAGGACGTCTACTCGCCTGTGGACGCGCCTCCGTTTGATAGGAGCACTGTGGACGGATATGCCGTAGTTTCCGCAGACCTAGTGGGGGCCAGCGAGTTGACTCCGGCGACCTTGAGACTGAAGGGGAGGGTCGAGGCCGGCGACTTCCCGCAGTTCGAGCTCTCTAGAGGCGAGGCGGCCGAGGTGGCCACTGGGGCGCCCATACCCCGGGGGGCCGACGCCGTGGTCATGGTCGAGTACACCTCCGAGCGCGACGGCTCCGTGGTGATATACAGGTCGGCATATCCCGGCGAGAACGTAATGACGGCGGGTTCCGACTTCTCTGCGGGGGAGCTGCTGCTGAGGAGGTGCACGAGGCTCACACAGAGGGAGGTGGGCGTCCTGGCCGCCGCGGGGCTGAGGAGGGTGAAGGTGTTCAGAAGGCCTAGGGTGGCCATAATATCTACAGGCAACGAACTGGAGGAGCCCGGGAGGCCTCTTGTGCCCGGCAAGCTATATGACGTAAATACCTACTCGTTGGCGGCGGCCGTGGTGGAGGCGGGCGGGTCGCCTGTGATAGTGGGCAGGGTGGAGGACGAGCCTCAAGCCTACAGGAGGGCTTTAGAGGGGGCGCTCGCGGTTGGGGACATAGTCCTAATCTCCGGGGGGACTTCGGCTGGGATGGCCGATCTGACCTATAGGGTGTTGGGCGAAATGGGCGTCCTCTTGTTCCATGGGGTTAAGGTGAGGCCGGGCAAGCCCACCGTGGCGGCCAAAGTAGGCGAGAAGCTGGTCGTGGGGCTTCCCGGGTATCCCTCAAGCGCCTTGATGATATTCCACGCCGTGGTGAGGCCGGCCCTTTTGGCCATGCAGTGCCTCAAGCCGGAGCCGCCCGCCGTATATAAGGCCGTGCTCTCCATGAGGACTGAGGGCGCTAAGGGCAGGAGGTCGTTGTACCCCGTAGTGCTCATCGACAAGGGCGGGCGCTATGTGGCCTACCCCCTAAACGCTGAGTCCGGCGCCATATCGGTCTTGTCAAGGGCCGACGGATACATATCGATACCGGAAGACGTGGAGTTCTTGGAGGAGGGGGAAGTCGTGGACGTCTACCTCTTCGAGAGGTACACGCCGGCGAGACTGTACTTCATCGGTAGCAACGACGTGTTTCTCGACAAGATTCTGGCTAGATTCGACGTCAAGACGGTCTACGTGGGCTCTATGGGCGGCGTCTTGGCCGTCAAGAGGGGCGAGGCCGACATTGCGGGGACCCACATGTTGGACCCGGAGACCGGCCAGTACAACGCCCCCATAATCAAAAAGGTAGGTGTGAAGGACGCCGTGTTGATTAGAGGCTTCGCCAGAGAGCAAGGGCTAGTCGTCGCTAGGGGGAACCCCAAGGGCATAAAGGACTTTGAGGACTTGTTAAGGGGCGACGTGGTGATGGTCAACAGGCCTAGGGGGACCGGCACCAGGGCCCTCCTCGACCTAAAGCTGGGCGAGGTGGCCGCTAGGCGTGGAACTACGTTGGAGGAGTTGGCCAGAGGGATTAGGGGCTACACCCACGAGGTGAGGACCCACACTGCGGTGGCGGCGGCCGTGGCTCAAGGCAGGGCCGACGTGGGGCTTGCTATAAGATACGCAGCAGAGCTCTACGGCCTAGACTTCATCCCGGTGGGCTGGGAGATCTACGACCTACTGGTTAGAAGGGACGCCTTAGATAGGGCGAGGCCCATAATAGAGGCGGTAAGGGAGGCATCTGAAATGCCGCCGGGCTATAAGAAGCTGCCCGAGACCGGCGAGGTAGTGGCCGAGTATTAA
- a CDS encoding NAD(P)-dependent oxidoreductase — MRISVIGLGRMGAGIAKNLTRRGHVVMGYDISKEAVASAGVTPCELQACFDADYVILALPTGNEVLEVLKAAGPTRAVVIDTTTQSLSELKAVLAIAGGIKYLTCRVERGPREAEEGRLVLYVGGPRELFEEARGLLAELGEPLYVGTHEQATVLKLVSTAVLTANAVVLAEAAEILRRYGFDPEAAVALLSKGGAASAQLASRMPAMLKEQFAVGFSAGQADAVLKRVFELASELGVEVLPLLMETREVLRSALAASIGLKDLSELVLYIRSINRAQSAHSTHLKNIRS; from the coding sequence ATGCGGATCTCCGTAATCGGCCTCGGCAGGATGGGTGCCGGCATAGCTAAGAACTTAACGCGTAGAGGGCATGTCGTGATGGGCTACGACATATCTAAGGAGGCGGTCGCCTCGGCTGGCGTGACTCCATGCGAGTTGCAGGCTTGTTTCGACGCCGACTACGTCATATTGGCCCTGCCCACGGGGAATGAGGTGCTTGAGGTCTTAAAGGCGGCCGGCCCCACTAGGGCTGTAGTGATAGACACAACGACCCAAAGCCTTTCGGAGCTCAAAGCCGTGCTGGCCATCGCTGGCGGCATTAAATATTTGACCTGTAGAGTGGAGAGAGGGCCCAGAGAGGCCGAAGAGGGCCGTCTGGTCCTCTACGTCGGAGGGCCTAGAGAGCTCTTTGAGGAGGCTAGAGGGCTCCTGGCCGAGTTGGGGGAACCGCTGTATGTCGGGACTCACGAACAGGCCACCGTGTTGAAACTTGTAAGTACGGCTGTATTGACGGCAAACGCCGTAGTGCTGGCCGAGGCGGCCGAGATCTTGAGGAGATACGGCTTCGATCCAGAGGCGGCGGTCGCGTTGCTCTCCAAGGGGGGAGCAGCCTCCGCTCAATTAGCCTCCAGAATGCCGGCGATGTTGAAGGAACAATTCGCGGTGGGCTTCTCGGCAGGACAGGCCGACGCCGTTTTGAAACGGGTCTTCGAGCTGGCGAGCGAGCTCGGCGTAGAGGTATTGCCGTTGTTGATGGAGACCAGAGAGGTCTTGAGGTCGGCGCTGGCGGCCAGCATAGGCCTCAAGGACCTATCGGAGTTGGTGCTATACATAAGGTCGATCAATAGAGCACAATCTGCACACTCCACACATTTGAAAAACATACGGAGTTAG
- a CDS encoding class II glutamine amidotransferase: MCRFYIYSGVPDRDLHKALALSAERDPYAPGGFQHGDGWGYAVYLMNGSVAYYRSPLPIWRDPHLPPLGLAGLAHARAASPGEPRGLLYAHPFQVQTRDGRILYVAHNGSVDKAALARALGVGPGGFSDSWLLALFLASRWDDPHMAVDEAQQYVKTALNIAVLELPGPRAYAYSYYRLPEGDRDRYIRYYALYRVIGDGWEAVTSSTLVRHIEARAEPLEVGRLYELPPGRL; the protein is encoded by the coding sequence ATGTGTAGATTTTACATATATTCAGGAGTCCCCGATAGGGATTTACACAAGGCCCTCGCCCTCTCAGCAGAGAGGGACCCCTACGCCCCCGGCGGCTTTCAACACGGCGACGGCTGGGGCTATGCGGTCTACCTAATGAACGGGTCCGTCGCCTACTACCGATCTCCCCTCCCCATATGGAGAGACCCACATCTGCCTCCCCTAGGCCTGGCCGGGCTGGCTCACGCCAGAGCCGCATCTCCAGGCGAGCCGCGAGGCCTGCTATACGCCCACCCCTTCCAAGTCCAGACTAGAGACGGGAGGATACTATACGTGGCCCATAACGGCTCTGTGGATAAGGCCGCGCTGGCCAGGGCGCTGGGGGTGGGCCCAGGCGGCTTTTCGGACAGTTGGCTTCTAGCGCTCTTTCTGGCCTCACGTTGGGACGATCCGCATATGGCCGTAGACGAGGCGCAACAATACGTCAAGACGGCTCTAAACATCGCCGTGTTGGAGCTACCGGGCCCTAGGGCATATGCCTATTCCTACTACAGACTGCCGGAGGGGGACCGGGATAGATATATCAGATACTACGCCCTCTATAGGGTGATTGGAGACGGCTGGGAGGCCGTGACGTCGTCCACCTTGGTTAGACATATCGAGGCCAGAGCCGAGCCGCTCGAAGTAGGCAGGCTATACGAGTTGCCTCCTGGCCGCCTTTAA
- a CDS encoding Lrp/AsnC ligand binding domain-containing protein, with protein MEALVFINVDIGSEDSVMEQLSKEPEVAAVYFVYGPYDLIVKLVADDADKLRAIIRDKIRKIPGVRSTTTLIVAKTLQRAGPPY; from the coding sequence ATGGAAGCCCTAGTGTTCATAAACGTAGACATCGGCTCCGAGGATTCAGTCATGGAACAACTGTCCAAGGAGCCGGAAGTCGCGGCCGTATATTTCGTCTACGGCCCCTACGACTTGATAGTCAAGCTCGTGGCCGACGATGCGGACAAGCTGAGGGCCATCATTAGGGACAAGATAAGGAAGATACCAGGCGTTAGGTCCACCACAACCCTAATAGTGGCTAAGACTCTCCAGAGGGCAGGTCCCCCCTATTGA
- a CDS encoding Lrp/AsnC family transcriptional regulator translates to MDEIDKKLLELLQIDGKKTLQELAEAVNRPKTTIASRIKRLEEKGYIMGYKALVNPFLLGYQVLAFVMASVRRGEVKGEKPLQEQLAEKILADCSGKSDLPFVEEAYIITGPYDLLLKVWARDIKQLSSFLVSYLASIPDIQRTETLMVLEIVDDWRRRHMPVIAGP, encoded by the coding sequence ATGGACGAAATAGACAAGAAACTATTGGAGTTGCTCCAGATCGACGGGAAGAAAACATTACAGGAGCTCGCCGAGGCGGTAAATAGGCCCAAGACGACTATAGCTTCTCGCATAAAGAGGCTGGAGGAGAAGGGCTACATAATGGGCTACAAGGCGCTGGTGAACCCCTTCCTCTTGGGCTATCAAGTCCTCGCCTTCGTCATGGCGAGCGTGAGGAGAGGCGAGGTGAAGGGCGAGAAGCCCCTACAGGAACAGCTGGCGGAGAAGATCTTGGCCGACTGCTCGGGGAAGAGCGACCTCCCCTTCGTCGAGGAGGCCTATATAATCACGGGGCCCTACGACCTCCTCCTGAAGGTCTGGGCCCGCGACATAAAACAGCTCTCCTCCTTCCTCGTGTCCTATCTGGCCTCAATCCCCGACATACAGAGGACGGAGACCCTTATGGTCCTGGAGATAGTAGATGACTGGCGTAGACGGCACATGCCCGTAATAGCGGGGCCTTAG
- a CDS encoding DUF151 domain-containing protein, with product MARYLKGELISVIEAYDRMGQQIGVMLIGTEEWGDKALPIIIGSSEMISIKKGLGELDFPRPLSHDLFMEILESLGATIERVTIDAMINGTYTATVYVKDSSGKIHSYDARPSDAVALAVRAGAPIFVADSLYSLAEDISQYIQPPSGKIED from the coding sequence ATGGCCAGATATTTAAAGGGCGAGCTTATCTCTGTCATCGAGGCCTACGACAGGATGGGACAGCAGATCGGCGTTATGCTGATAGGAACTGAAGAGTGGGGCGACAAGGCCCTCCCCATCATCATTGGGAGCTCCGAGATGATCTCTATAAAGAAGGGCCTCGGCGAGCTCGACTTCCCCCGCCCCCTCAGCCACGACCTCTTTATGGAGATACTCGAATCTCTAGGCGCCACGATAGAGAGGGTGACCATAGACGCCATGATAAACGGGACCTACACCGCCACGGTCTACGTAAAGGACAGCTCCGGCAAGATACACAGCTACGACGCGCGGCCCAGCGACGCGGTGGCTCTAGCTGTGAGGGCCGGCGCCCCCATATTTGTGGCCGACAGCCTCTACAGTTTGGCGGAAGACATATCGCAATATATACAACCTCCTAGCGGTAAGATAGAAGACTAG
- a CDS encoding mandelate racemase/muconate lactonizing enzyme family protein: protein MAKISEVEPIVLYEQEADARWASYSILVRVVTSDGRVAYGEAVPTLRVLPVVSAVRQVAKAFLGRDPHAITAAFYEWYRQDFFLSRSFESATALSAIDMALWDLKARELGAPLHELLGGPLRDRVKVYANGWYGGCKEPSCFAERAKAVLARGYTALKFDPFGDSFNSISPRGLKRAEEIVSAVRDAVGEEVDILIEHHGRFDANAAIDIAKRLEPYGPYFMEEPVHHEDLEAYRKYKAATSLRVAMGERLISAKEALQYLAEGLVDVIQPDACNIGGVTGSLKVMTLAEAFSVEVSYHNAYGPVQFAVEVQLSAVTPTLYRLESFYDFWPQWKRDLIGDPFKVVDSSVEVPKRPGIGVDVNEKVVEKYRAEPKEIQPTEEPVWVVRGTW, encoded by the coding sequence ATGGCCAAGATCTCGGAGGTCGAGCCCATAGTCTTATATGAACAAGAGGCCGACGCCAGGTGGGCCTCCTACTCCATATTGGTGAGGGTCGTCACGTCCGATGGCAGGGTGGCATACGGCGAGGCCGTGCCGACCCTGAGGGTACTGCCGGTGGTCTCTGCCGTGAGGCAAGTCGCCAAGGCCTTCCTCGGCAGGGACCCCCACGCCATAACCGCGGCCTTCTACGAGTGGTATAGACAGGACTTCTTCCTCTCGAGGTCCTTCGAAAGCGCCACGGCCCTCAGCGCCATAGACATGGCCCTTTGGGACCTAAAGGCGAGGGAGCTGGGCGCCCCCCTCCACGAGCTGTTGGGAGGTCCCCTGAGGGATAGGGTGAAGGTCTACGCCAATGGGTGGTACGGCGGGTGTAAAGAGCCCTCTTGTTTCGCCGAGAGGGCCAAGGCCGTCTTGGCGCGGGGCTACACGGCGCTTAAGTTCGACCCCTTCGGCGACAGCTTCAACTCCATATCGCCAAGAGGCCTCAAGAGGGCCGAAGAGATAGTGTCTGCGGTTAGGGACGCCGTGGGCGAGGAGGTCGACATCCTTATCGAACACCACGGCCGTTTCGACGCCAACGCGGCTATAGATATCGCCAAGAGGCTCGAGCCCTACGGCCCCTACTTCATGGAGGAGCCAGTCCACCACGAGGACCTAGAGGCCTATAGGAAGTACAAAGCCGCGACTTCCCTCAGGGTGGCCATGGGCGAAAGGCTCATAAGCGCCAAGGAGGCCCTCCAGTATCTGGCCGAGGGCCTTGTCGACGTTATACAGCCGGACGCCTGCAATATAGGCGGGGTGACTGGGAGCCTCAAGGTCATGACGCTGGCCGAGGCCTTCAGCGTGGAGGTGTCGTACCACAACGCCTACGGGCCCGTCCAGTTCGCCGTGGAGGTCCAGCTGTCTGCCGTAACGCCGACTCTATATAGGCTTGAGTCCTTCTACGACTTCTGGCCGCAGTGGAAACGGGACCTAATAGGCGATCCCTTCAAGGTGGTCGACAGCTCGGTGGAGGTGCCCAAGAGGCCCGGCATAGGGGTCGACGTAAACGAAAAAGTCGTCGAGAAGTATAGAGCCGAGCCCAAGGAGATCCAGCCGACGGAGGAGCCGGTCTGGGTGGTGAGGGGAACCTGGTAG
- a CDS encoding HEPN domain-containing protein: MEYSRWFQQALRDLRTAENSLRSGDYYACAFWSQQAVEKAIEALLMSRGLVVKTHDLLELGYMVRDELNIDISEVIDHLRELTTHYTTARYPDAANGLPYEIYTERKARDLLDRAKEVVEWIRRRLP, from the coding sequence ATGGAGTACAGCCGGTGGTTCCAACAGGCGCTTAGGGACTTGAGGACTGCGGAGAACTCGTTGCGCTCGGGCGACTACTACGCGTGTGCCTTCTGGTCGCAACAAGCTGTCGAGAAGGCAATAGAGGCGTTGTTGATGAGCAGAGGCCTTGTGGTGAAGACTCACGACTTGCTTGAGTTGGGCTATATGGTCAGAGACGAATTGAATATAGACATCTCCGAGGTGATAGACCACTTGAGGGAGTTGACGACGCATTACACTACCGCCAGATATCCGGACGCCGCGAACGGGCTCCCCTACGAGATCTATACGGAACGCAAGGCGAGAGATTTATTAGATAGGGCCAAGGAAGTTGTGGAATGGATAAGGCGAAGACTGCCTTGA
- a CDS encoding nucleotidyltransferase domain-containing protein, giving the protein MDKAKTALKSQREMLARALRFVERVKAKINVAEVYVVGSRARGDYTNESDIDLVIISDDVKGLDALERRLLLKDLLEPGVEYFIYTSEEWSRGDSLWIAQLRREAKELGQLAREYLST; this is encoded by the coding sequence ATGGATAAGGCGAAGACTGCCTTGAAGAGCCAAAGGGAGATGTTGGCGAGGGCGTTGAGGTTCGTCGAGAGGGTAAAGGCCAAGATCAATGTGGCTGAGGTCTACGTGGTGGGCTCTCGGGCGCGGGGCGACTACACCAACGAGAGCGACATAGACCTAGTCATAATAAGCGACGACGTCAAGGGGCTCGACGCGTTGGAGAGGCGGCTGTTGCTGAAGGACCTCCTGGAGCCCGGAGTGGAGTACTTCATATACACCAGCGAGGAGTGGAGCCGAGGGGACTCGTTATGGATAGCGCAATTGAGGAGGGAGGCCAAGGAGCTGGGCCAATTGGCGCGGGAGTATCTAAGCACATAG
- a CDS encoding bifunctional 2-dehydro-3-deoxy-phosphogluconate/2-dehydro-3-deoxy-6-phosphogalactonate aldolase encodes MEIVAPVVTPFRGNKIDLDAYAEHIRRIMSKGVDKIFVAGTTGLGPALSVEERKALLEAAASVTKRIIFQVGSLNLEDVISLAKYAERFDIEAVASVAPYYFPRISERQIVRYFKDLCAATSLPVYLYNYPAAVGKDVGAATAKEIGCIRGVKDTIEDIAHTLAYKRLLGDVKAYNGSDSLVLASFAVGLDGAVAASANYLPEVLSQIREALKAGMLERARSLQFLIHEVLEAARPFGYSSAVYELVEIFQGYNVGGPRPPIYPLDPEEKRRLAEAVSRVKEALRS; translated from the coding sequence ATGGAGATCGTAGCTCCGGTGGTCACCCCCTTTAGGGGCAACAAAATAGATCTGGACGCCTATGCGGAACACATAAGGCGCATTATGTCGAAGGGTGTAGACAAGATATTCGTGGCGGGCACGACGGGGCTGGGCCCCGCCTTAAGCGTAGAGGAGCGGAAGGCCCTGCTTGAAGCCGCCGCGTCTGTAACCAAGAGGATAATCTTCCAAGTGGGCTCCCTGAACCTCGAAGACGTGATCTCTCTGGCTAAATACGCCGAGAGGTTCGACATAGAGGCCGTGGCGTCGGTGGCCCCCTACTATTTCCCCAGAATCTCCGAGAGGCAGATAGTGAGGTACTTCAAGGACCTATGCGCCGCGACCAGCCTCCCCGTATATCTATACAACTATCCGGCCGCCGTTGGCAAAGACGTGGGGGCCGCCACGGCCAAGGAGATAGGCTGTATAAGGGGCGTCAAGGACACCATAGAGGACATAGCGCATACGCTGGCCTACAAGAGGCTTCTAGGAGACGTGAAGGCCTATAACGGCTCCGACTCTTTGGTGTTGGCCTCCTTCGCCGTGGGGCTCGACGGGGCCGTCGCCGCCTCGGCCAACTACCTGCCGGAGGTCCTATCTCAGATTAGGGAGGCCCTAAAGGCCGGCATGTTGGAGAGGGCCAGGTCCCTACAGTTCCTAATACACGAGGTGTTGGAGGCGGCGAGGCCGTTCGGCTACTCTTCGGCAGTCTACGAGCTTGTCGAGATATTCCAGGGCTACAACGTCGGCGGGCCGAGGCCGCCCATATATCCCCTAGACCCCGAGGAGAAGCGGCGGCTGGCCGAGGCGGTGAGCCGCGTCAAGGAGGCCTTGAGGTCATGA
- the kdgK gene encoding bifunctional 2-dehydro-3-deoxygluconokinase/2-dehydro-3-deoxygalactonokinase, whose product MTFLVALGEPLIQLNAVTPGPLRYVNYFEKHVAGSEANFCIAATMAGARCGLVARVGDDEFGRNILEYLRGRGVDVSHVKIDGEAPTGIYFVQRHYPIPGRSVLVYYRRGSAGSRLAPEDVDPDYVKSADAVHSTGITLAISETAREAVYRAFSEARARTFDTNIRPALWRDLGEARRAVLKALSYGVKVLTTDPEDTKVVLGVADPDEAYRRYRELGVEVLIYKEGAKGAYLLHEGGKYFKPSYPVHVEDPTGAGDAMTGYFVALYLGGVEPRRALDLAAAASTLVVTVRGDNEAVPSPQDAERLLASL is encoded by the coding sequence ATGACCTTCTTGGTGGCTCTAGGCGAGCCGTTAATACAGCTAAACGCCGTCACTCCGGGCCCCCTCCGATATGTCAACTACTTCGAGAAGCACGTGGCTGGGTCCGAGGCGAATTTCTGCATCGCCGCAACGATGGCGGGAGCCCGTTGCGGGCTTGTGGCGAGAGTCGGCGACGACGAGTTCGGGAGGAACATATTGGAGTATCTGAGGGGGAGGGGCGTCGACGTTTCGCACGTCAAGATAGACGGGGAGGCCCCCACGGGGATCTATTTCGTGCAGCGGCACTACCCGATCCCCGGCAGGTCGGTCTTGGTCTACTACAGGAGGGGGAGCGCCGGCAGTAGGCTGGCGCCGGAGGACGTAGACCCCGACTACGTGAAGTCTGCCGACGCGGTCCATTCCACCGGCATCACGTTGGCTATAAGCGAGACGGCGAGGGAGGCAGTCTATAGGGCCTTCTCCGAGGCTAGAGCCAGGACTTTCGACACGAACATCAGGCCGGCCCTATGGCGGGATCTAGGCGAGGCGAGGAGGGCCGTGTTGAAGGCGTTGAGCTACGGCGTTAAGGTCCTGACGACGGACCCAGAGGACACCAAGGTCGTATTGGGCGTGGCGGACCCCGACGAGGCCTATAGGAGGTATAGGGAGCTGGGCGTGGAGGTCCTCATCTACAAGGAGGGGGCCAAGGGAGCCTATTTGCTCCACGAGGGAGGCAAGTACTTCAAGCCCTCCTATCCTGTACATGTGGAGGACCCCACAGGCGCTGGCGACGCCATGACGGGCTACTTCGTGGCCTTATATCTAGGCGGGGTCGAGCCGCGTAGGGCGTTGGACCTAGCCGCGGCGGCGTCCACATTGGTGGTGACCGTCAGAGGCGACAACGAGGCCGTGCCGAGCCCGCAAGACGCCGAGAGGCTTCTGGCTTCCCTATGA
- a CDS encoding glycoside hydrolase family 15 protein: MRSAILGNGRLTVLLDRNFYVADLYYPYVGRYNHGFGGRFKVGIWHDGKFAWLESIEKNVEMDGLTAKMTARWDGLEIAFLDFVEFHHDAYVRKVDIRGEGYVRVIFYHDFRIMEAPQGDTAFYDPEADAVVHYKERFWFLAGSSNQLYEYNIGRRDFGTVLRDCEDGTLEKNPIAQGSVDSAISIAAPRFYYWIVAGRNRREVLEAHKALKANPQYYEKRNLGYWRVVTGQYQTRLVAQSIAVLLAHIGENGAIAASLDTDILRFNLDTYAYVWPRDAAYVAMALDEYGYSAATKKFYEFLLPHLSEGYFFQKYNPDGTFGSTWHPWTATGKKSRNIQEDETAIFLYALWRHIELAKDYDLLKKAYPVVRRAADFMAEFRDEKLGLPLESFDLWEERLGVHAYTAATVYAGLRAAARLADALGEEEDSSRWISAAQSVKSAIAEHMFDRGLGRFVRTVRIDDGRIAEVDKTVDASLLALPLFGVFEPDDPRVVSTVRAVEERLWVKGVGGLARYEGDYYQRTSGDYSQVPGNPWIITTMWLAEYYALLGQTSRAEELIKWAEDRAGPSYLLPEQISPFDGRPLSVQPLAWSHAEYLRAVLAARRAQP, from the coding sequence ATGAGGAGCGCCATATTGGGCAACGGCAGGCTGACGGTGTTGTTGGACAGAAACTTCTACGTGGCCGACCTCTATTACCCCTATGTGGGCCGTTACAACCACGGCTTCGGCGGCCGCTTCAAGGTGGGCATATGGCACGACGGGAAGTTCGCCTGGCTCGAATCCATAGAGAAAAACGTGGAGATGGACGGGCTCACGGCCAAAATGACCGCGAGGTGGGACGGGCTCGAGATCGCCTTTCTGGACTTCGTGGAGTTCCACCACGACGCATATGTGAGGAAGGTCGACATAAGGGGCGAGGGCTACGTCCGCGTGATATTCTACCACGACTTCAGGATCATGGAGGCGCCGCAGGGCGACACGGCCTTCTACGACCCGGAGGCCGACGCTGTGGTGCACTACAAGGAGAGGTTTTGGTTCCTGGCGGGGTCCAGCAACCAGCTGTACGAATACAATATAGGCAGGAGGGACTTCGGGACAGTCTTAAGGGACTGCGAGGACGGCACGTTGGAGAAGAACCCCATAGCGCAGGGCTCCGTCGACTCCGCGATCTCCATAGCGGCGCCTCGATTCTACTACTGGATAGTCGCCGGGAGGAATAGGCGCGAGGTGCTGGAGGCCCACAAGGCCCTAAAGGCCAACCCGCAGTACTACGAGAAGAGGAACTTGGGCTATTGGAGGGTCGTCACGGGCCAATATCAGACCCGCCTCGTGGCGCAGTCCATAGCCGTCCTGTTGGCCCACATCGGCGAGAACGGCGCCATTGCGGCCTCCCTAGATACGGACATACTCAGGTTCAACCTGGACACATACGCCTACGTCTGGCCTAGAGACGCCGCATATGTGGCCATGGCCCTCGACGAGTACGGCTATTCGGCCGCCACCAAGAAGTTCTACGAGTTCCTGCTCCCTCACCTCTCCGAGGGCTATTTCTTCCAGAAGTACAACCCCGACGGGACCTTCGGCTCCACTTGGCACCCCTGGACCGCCACGGGCAAGAAGTCTCGAAACATACAGGAGGACGAAACCGCCATTTTCCTCTACGCCCTGTGGAGACATATAGAGCTCGCCAAGGACTACGACCTCTTGAAGAAGGCCTATCCCGTAGTGAGGAGGGCGGCCGACTTCATGGCCGAGTTCAGAGACGAGAAGTTGGGCCTTCCCCTAGAGAGCTTCGACCTTTGGGAGGAGAGACTGGGCGTCCACGCGTACACTGCGGCTACGGTATACGCTGGGCTTAGGGCCGCGGCCAGACTCGCGGACGCCTTAGGCGAAGAGGAGGACTCGAGCCGTTGGATCTCGGCCGCCCAGTCCGTCAAGAGCGCAATAGCCGAGCACATGTTCGACAGAGGGTTGGGGAGATTCGTGAGGACCGTGAGGATAGACGACGGGAGGATAGCGGAAGTCGACAAGACCGTCGACGCGAGCCTCTTGGCCCTCCCCCTCTTCGGCGTCTTCGAGCCCGACGACCCTAGAGTCGTCTCGACGGTCAGAGCCGTCGAGGAGAGGCTGTGGGTCAAGGGAGTGGGGGGACTCGCCAGATATGAAGGCGATTACTACCAGAGGACCTCAGGCGACTACTCGCAAGTGCCGGGGAACCCCTGGATAATCACCACGATGTGGCTCGCCGAATATTACGCCCTCTTGGGCCAGACCTCTAGGGCCGAAGAGCTGATAAAGTGGGCCGAGGATAGGGCAGGCCCCTCGTACCTACTGCCGGAGCAAATAAGTCCGTTCGACGGGAGGCCCCTCTCGGTGCAACCCTTGGCTTGGAGCCACGCGGAGTACTTAAGGGCGGTGTTGGCCGCGAGGAGGGCTCAGCCGTAG